ATCATCGCTGCAGCAAAGGCCAGCAGGCACCATCGGAGGAGGCGGAACGGTCCGGTCACTTCTGCTGCTCCATTCGTTTGGCAACGATGCACGGGTAAGGTCCCGCGATCCCGTCGGACGAAGGCACGATCCGGGCCGGTAGCCGGGCCTCGCAGCGCTGTCCTCCGGCCGAACCGACCGCCACCGCGCCGCCCTTGTCGGCACCCTTCAGGAACACCAACCCATCGAGCCCGGTGAGGCCTGCCCGCGCGCCGTTCAGAAACACGTCGAGCCCTGCGGCAATGCTGTTCCCGGCCCTGTCGACCAGCCTAGCCGTCAGCGGCATCGACAGACCGGCGCGGCCGAAGCGGACCATCGCGGCTTGCCGGAATCCTGGGACTGCCGCCTTCTCATCCTCGTCGAGCTCGACGTCGAGTGGCAGGTCGTCGGTCCGGATGGCGATGCGGTTGACCGCATAAGGCTGCAACCCGGTCAGCACCACCGTCCGCCCGGCACCGGCACGCACCGCGACCGGTCGCCCTTCGCGGAAGACCTGCACTTCGCGGTCGCCGGCGACCTCGACCACCGCCAGGCCATTCTCGATCTGCGCGGTCCGGATCAGGCGATCCTTGATGAACACCAGTCCGCCATGCACGCTAGCCCGTAGGTCGTAGCCGTGCGGCGAGCGAGCCGCCTGCAGTTCGAGATCTCCCCCACCGCTCCTGGCAATCAGGTAGCCGTTGAATCGGTCGCCACCCTGGCCCCGGGTGGCGGCAATCCCGAAATTGAGCCCGCCGTCGCTCTGCCCGCTTTGCTGGAAGCTGGTCGTCACTTGCCCCTGTTCCGCGGTCACGGCCGCACTCCGGCGGGTACCGAGCGCACGGCTCACCGACAGGAAGAACCCCCGGTCGGTACCCTGGGCGAAGCGGGACGAGCGCAAGCTCGCGAACAGGTACAGGTTCCGGAAGGTCGCCGAATAGGACAGCGTCCGCAGCTGGAAGCCGGTACCGTCGCGCAACCGGGCGTCGACCAGCCCCACACTGACCTCCCCCACCGGCAAAGTCAGCCCGGCCGTCGCGCTCAAGTCATGGCGCCCGTGACCGCGGCGGGTCGCGATGACGTCGCCGACCTGGGCGAAGGCGGCGCTACTTTGGCGATAGCTGGCGGTAAGCGCCCCCCGGCGTCCGCGCCGCTGGAACTGGGCACGCCATTGCCGGCCGCTCCCGAGCGGGTTGCGCGACGCGACCGCCGTCACGGCGACTTCGGCTAGGTCCAGCGGGGTCGCGACCAAGGTCATTCCGGCCATCGCGTTCACCCGGCTCGCCTCGATCCGCGCGCCGGCGGTGAGCCACTGGCTAAGTCCGCGCCGCCAGCTTGCGGCTGCGAAGGCATCGCCATAGGCAAAGCTGCGCAGGCCGTAGCGGCGGCGCAGCAAGCCTGCCTCCAGCGAGAAATCGTCGAGGCCCGGGCGCAGCAATTTGGCACTCGAATAGAAATTCTGGCGCAACTGGCGGACCGCGCCGGTGGCATCCTCGATCGTTACCGTGACCTCGCCCGCGCCATTGATCGTAGGGGGGGCGTCGATCAGGAACCGGCCCGCGCCGACCTGGTGCGTCTGCCGGCCGCTTGCGGCGAGCAATTCCACCGTCGAAGGGAGCAGAGCAGAGCCGGAGACGATTGGCACCGGAAAATTGATCTCGCCAGGCGAGAGCGAGAAATCAGTGCCGAGCCGGATCCCGCCGTAGCGCACGGCAGTGTTGAAGTCGCCGCCGCGGGTGAAGGTATCGCCAAGCACCAGTCGCAGCCGCCGCGCCGGCAGGTCGCGTCGCAGGCTGCTTTCAAGCCGGACCGGGCGGCCGGCGCCGGGCTGCAGGAGCGCGGTGGTGCCGACGACACCCCACCGCCCCGATGTACCGAGATCGAGCAGGCCGCCCGCTCGCAAATGGCCGACCGTCCCGGCCAACGACAGGTCGTAACCGAGGAACGCCGTCGGTACCACCGGCCCCACGGCAGGCGGCGGTTTCCTGCCCATCCGCCTGAGCAGGGTCGGCTTGAACGCTTCAAGGCTGGCGGACAGCGACACCATGCCCGCGTCCTCGTCGAACTGTCCCGACAGTCCCGGCACCGCGCCCACCCGGGCAAAGACCTGTCCCTCGAGGGTAACGACGGGCAGGTCGGTCGGGATCAGCAGCCCGATCGCCAGAAGGTCGTCGCGAAGGACGAGCAGCTCTCCCTCGATGATCCCGGCAAGGCTCGGCCGGTCCTGCGCAAGCCCGTTCAGGACCAGTCCGACCGGTTTCAGGCTGGCCGCTTCGGCGACTGAAATCGACGCGCCTTCGTACCGCCCGTAAGCCGGAGCAGCCGCCTGCGTCCCCGACACAAGCGTCACCGCGGCCAACAGGGAAGGCGACATCCCGCGTCGTCGCCCCGAAGCTGTTCGACAGGGAGTGCCGGGCACGAAACTATTCGGGGAGCTTGGTGACGGCCTTGAGCTGTCCCTCGCCAGTGACCGCTTCGACCTTCGTGATCTCGCCCCGAACGGAGGTCAGGGGGATGTTCCGCTGCTTGCCGGCTAGGAGGTAGAACCCGCGCTCCACCGTTTCGACCGGCTGGCCGACGCGGCTCACCACCAGCTTGCCGACGACCGCATGGCGCTGTCCGGTATTGAGCAATTGGAGCGCTCCGCCGGGGCCGGCCTGCCAGTGCAACGACGGCGCCGCACCGGCTGGCTTGCGGAAAATCGGCAGGCTGATCCGCAGCAAGGTGCGCATGGTGCCGGGCTGGGGATCGCCCCGCGGCAGTTCGTCGACCAGCAGCCGGTAGGAACTCTCGTTCGGGCCGCTGTGTGCCGGCAAGCTGCAACGCACCAGCCTTTTCTCACCCGGCTTCAGCTCGAAGATCGCGGGATTGACCCGGATGTCGGCGGCTCCAAGTTCCTCGCTGCCATCGGAGGCCTGCGACCAGGCGAAGCCGCGGACCTGGATGGCGACCTCGTCCGCCCCCTGGTTGCTGACGTGCAGCGAGCAATATTTCGCGCCCGGCGCGAGTTCGATCCTGATCGGGACGACCGCGATATTCGCCGCCATCGCGGGGACGGCCACGATCAGGGCCGCAACCGCCGCGCAGGCGGCGCGCAACAGGTTGCCCCACTCGGCCATCTAGTAGGTGACCGTGATGGTGACCGTGTCGGCATAGGCGCCGCCCGGCACGTTCTGGTTGGCCGGGATCTGCCCGTAGACCGTCAGCACGCTGGGCGAACCGGTCGCCGTGATCGGCGCCGGCGTGTCGAGCCCCGGCGTGTTGCCCCAGTTGCTCGACCGCGCGGCGTCGCTGAACAGGCTGTAGTTGAGGCGGTGCGCGGCATTGGACATCTGTCGCGCCGCGACCGTCGCCCCGGCGGCATTGCCGGCGTTCAGGCCGACCACGAAGCTGGTCCCCGTCGTGCAGGTCACGGTGACCGCGCTGGTACCGTTGGTCACCGCCGCCCCGACCGGATCGTAATTTCCGAACAGCATCGGCGAGGCACTGACCAGACAGGAATTCTGCACCGTGGCCGAGACGTTCATCGTGGTCTGAGCCGTCCCGGCCTGAGCGCTTTGCCCGAGCGGAATAAACGCAGCGGCGAGTGCGAACGCGGTGGCGCTTAGTTTTTTCATGATTGTTTTCCTTGGTTTCACGCCAAGTAAACCGCCTGCCTCAACACCAACTTGACGATCACTCCGATGCGGATCGGACCCGGCCGCGAGCAGCACGTCATGCCCCGCTTCGCAGCGAAGGGGAGGAAAACTAACTGTTGAAGTTCCGATGTAACTGGATAAGCTGGCCTTCGGCAGCGATGGGCTGCCCGCAGATGGAGGATCTGTGCCGAAGAGGAGCGCCACCCGGTATCCCGGCGGCCTGTTGGTCGCGTCGCTGCTGGCGTGCGCACCGCTGTCGGCAGAGGTCGCGGACCCGCAGGTCCAGCGCAGCTCGCTTTATGTCCCGGTGCGCGACGGCACCCGGCTGGCGGTCAACATCTATCGCCCGGCGACCGCTTCGTCCGCGCGCCACCCGACGATCTTCGCCTTCACCCCGTATCGCGCCCGCTATTACAAGGACGGCAAGATTGAGGAGACCTTTGACCAGAAGATCTTCGGCTTTCGCGACCTCGTCCGCGCCGGCTATGCGGTGGTCATCGCCGATATTCGCGGCAAAGGCGCCTCGTTCGGTGCCCGCCGCGGTTTCCTCGACCGGACCGAGGCGATGGACGGCCACGACCTGGTCCAGTGGGTCGCGCGGCAGCGCTGGTCGGACGGCAAGGTCGGGCTGACCGGCTGCTCCTACCTTGGCGGGACGACCATGCTGATCGCCGGCACCCGACCACCCGCCGTGCGCGCGGTGTTCAGCGCCGCGACCGATCTCGACAAGTACAGCTTCGTCCGCAACGGCGGGATAACCGCGCAGTTCAACACCCGCCCCGACGAGCCCCTCAGCGTCGATGCCGCCAGCGTCCCGGTCGATGGCGACACCGGCGGCGCGCTGCTGAAGCAGGCCGTCGCGCAGCATGCCGCCAACACGCCGATGGCGAAATTGTGGGCGCAGATGCCGTTCCGCGACAGCGTCTCGCCGCTGGTCGGCACCCGCTTCTGGGAGGAAGTCGGGCCCTACACCCACCTCCTCGCGCTGCGCGATCCCAGGATCGCCTGGTACTTCTGGAGCAATTGGGAGGACGAGCCGACCGAGCAGATGATCCTCGCCGCCGAGAACATCCCCGGCAAGCTGATCGTCGGGCCCGGCAGCCATTGCGAGGCGCCCAGGCAGTTCGACATCGCGGGCGAGCAGCGGCGCTTTTTCGACCATTATCTGCGCGGCGCCCCCAACGGCATCGAGCGCGAGCCGCGCTACAGCTGGTGGCAAGAGAATGGCGCGGGCGGGACCATGGTCCGCTCCAATCGCCTTCCCGGGGTCGGCGTGCGGCGGCTACCGCTCTATCTGTCTGGTAGCGCGACCCTGGCGCCAGTCACCGCGCGTCCCGCGAAGACCAGCTTCCGGGTCCGCTACGACCTCGACACCGGTTCCTACTTCGCCTTCTGGCCGGCGCCGCTGACCGGCTACGGGCCGGCCTGGACCAGCCCGCCGCTGGCCACGCCGGCGGTCATGCAGGGCTATCCGATCGCGCGGATCCGGGCGGCGCTCGACCGCTCCGACGGCATCCTGTTCGCCTATGTCGAGGATGTCGCACCCGACGGGAAGGCAAAGGTCATCTCGCACGGTCGGCTTGCCGCCTCGCACCGCAAGCTGTCGGCGCCGCCCTATCGCCGGCTCGACCTGCCTTATCATTCGGGCCTCAAGCGCGACGTCGCGCCGATGGCCCCCGGCGTGCCCGCCGAACTGGCGTTCAGCCTGTCGCCGCGCGCCTACACCTTTGCCGCCGGACACCGAATACGGGTCACCCTGACCGGGGCGGATCCGCGTCAACGCAACCTGGCTGAACTCAAGACCGATCCAGCACCTGTAATCGACGTGCTGGCCGGCGGAACGGGAGGATCGCGCGTCGACCTCCCCTTCCTTGCCGCGCCTCGGTGGAAGCCAGCCAGAACAGGGGGAAATTGAACCATGAAGACTGTCCACGCTGCCCTTCTCGCAACGACCGCCTTGTTCGCCGTC
Above is a window of Sphingomonas glaciei DNA encoding:
- a CDS encoding CocE/NonD family hydrolase, with amino-acid sequence MPKRSATRYPGGLLVASLLACAPLSAEVADPQVQRSSLYVPVRDGTRLAVNIYRPATASSARHPTIFAFTPYRARYYKDGKIEETFDQKIFGFRDLVRAGYAVVIADIRGKGASFGARRGFLDRTEAMDGHDLVQWVARQRWSDGKVGLTGCSYLGGTTMLIAGTRPPAVRAVFSAATDLDKYSFVRNGGITAQFNTRPDEPLSVDAASVPVDGDTGGALLKQAVAQHAANTPMAKLWAQMPFRDSVSPLVGTRFWEEVGPYTHLLALRDPRIAWYFWSNWEDEPTEQMILAAENIPGKLIVGPGSHCEAPRQFDIAGEQRRFFDHYLRGAPNGIEREPRYSWWQENGAGGTMVRSNRLPGVGVRRLPLYLSGSATLAPVTARPAKTSFRVRYDLDTGSYFAFWPAPLTGYGPAWTSPPLATPAVMQGYPIARIRAALDRSDGILFAYVEDVAPDGKAKVISHGRLAASHRKLSAPPYRRLDLPYHSGLKRDVAPMAPGVPAELAFSLSPRAYTFAAGHRIRVTLTGADPRQRNLAELKTDPAPVIDVLAGGTGGSRVDLPFLAAPRWKPARTGGN
- a CDS encoding fimbria/pilus outer membrane usher protein, encoding MSPSLLAAVTLVSGTQAAAPAYGRYEGASISVAEAASLKPVGLVLNGLAQDRPSLAGIIEGELLVLRDDLLAIGLLIPTDLPVVTLEGQVFARVGAVPGLSGQFDEDAGMVSLSASLEAFKPTLLRRMGRKPPPAVGPVVPTAFLGYDLSLAGTVGHLRAGGLLDLGTSGRWGVVGTTALLQPGAGRPVRLESSLRRDLPARRLRLVLGDTFTRGGDFNTAVRYGGIRLGTDFSLSPGEINFPVPIVSGSALLPSTVELLAASGRQTHQVGAGRFLIDAPPTINGAGEVTVTIEDATGAVRQLRQNFYSSAKLLRPGLDDFSLEAGLLRRRYGLRSFAYGDAFAAASWRRGLSQWLTAGARIEASRVNAMAGMTLVATPLDLAEVAVTAVASRNPLGSGRQWRAQFQRRGRRGALTASYRQSSAAFAQVGDVIATRRGHGRHDLSATAGLTLPVGEVSVGLVDARLRDGTGFQLRTLSYSATFRNLYLFASLRSSRFAQGTDRGFFLSVSRALGTRRSAAVTAEQGQVTTSFQQSGQSDGGLNFGIAATRGQGGDRFNGYLIARSGGGDLELQAARSPHGYDLRASVHGGLVFIKDRLIRTAQIENGLAVVEVAGDREVQVFREGRPVAVRAGAGRTVVLTGLQPYAVNRIAIRTDDLPLDVELDEDEKAAVPGFRQAAMVRFGRAGLSMPLTARLVDRAGNSIAAGLDVFLNGARAGLTGLDGLVFLKGADKGGAVAVGSAGGQRCEARLPARIVPSSDGIAGPYPCIVAKRMEQQK
- a CDS encoding fimbrial biogenesis chaperone; its protein translation is MAEWGNLLRAACAAVAALIVAVPAMAANIAVVPIRIELAPGAKYCSLHVSNQGADEVAIQVRGFAWSQASDGSEELGAADIRVNPAIFELKPGEKRLVRCSLPAHSGPNESSYRLLVDELPRGDPQPGTMRTLLRISLPIFRKPAGAAPSLHWQAGPGGALQLLNTGQRHAVVGKLVVSRVGQPVETVERGFYLLAGKQRNIPLTSVRGEITKVEAVTGEGQLKAVTKLPE
- a CDS encoding Csu type fimbrial protein, which gives rise to MKKLSATAFALAAAFIPLGQSAQAGTAQTTMNVSATVQNSCLVSASPMLFGNYDPVGAAVTNGTSAVTVTCTTGTSFVVGLNAGNAAGATVAARQMSNAAHRLNYSLFSDAARSSNWGNTPGLDTPAPITATGSPSVLTVYGQIPANQNVPGGAYADTVTITVTY